The following are encoded in a window of Roseimaritima ulvae genomic DNA:
- a CDS encoding SMP-30/gluconolactonase/LRE family protein encodes MSATTIAQRLYRSSEEALRFLPEGPYPLGESRFSWVAIQHGADAQHGSLNVFDLVSSDNRSHLLPGRPGFAFPCDNDRHFIVGCERQVGLFDPVEGVWDPMVAAVDSDVENTIINDAVLFDGNLIFGTKDLEFQTKKAGLYLFRGADRTLIQLRDDQICSNGKAVATVDGQTWLYDIDSPTREIVKYRLDVAAGTLTDRQVVVDLTADPAVPDGMILTPDETGVIVSMYNPGEAEAGETRWYDIASGQLRHTWQTPFSPQNTCPNLVRHQGKVYLVITTAVEHMPLDRQQRASEAGSLFFALTDFDSVGNAPTYPMPAMDDPAS; translated from the coding sequence ATGTCCGCTACCACGATTGCCCAACGACTCTACCGATCTTCCGAAGAAGCTTTGCGTTTCCTGCCCGAAGGCCCCTACCCGCTCGGGGAAAGCCGCTTCAGTTGGGTCGCGATTCAGCACGGCGCCGATGCCCAACACGGCTCGCTGAATGTGTTTGATTTGGTGTCGTCCGATAACCGCAGCCACCTGTTGCCGGGGCGTCCCGGGTTCGCCTTTCCCTGTGACAATGACCGGCACTTTATCGTGGGGTGTGAACGCCAGGTCGGGTTGTTTGATCCCGTCGAGGGCGTTTGGGATCCGATGGTCGCGGCGGTCGACAGCGATGTGGAAAATACGATCATCAATGACGCCGTGCTGTTTGACGGCAACCTGATTTTCGGCACCAAGGATCTGGAATTCCAAACCAAGAAAGCCGGGCTGTACCTGTTCCGCGGTGCGGACCGGACCCTGATCCAGCTTCGCGACGATCAGATCTGCAGCAACGGCAAGGCGGTGGCCACGGTGGACGGCCAAACTTGGTTGTACGACATCGATTCACCCACGCGGGAAATTGTCAAATACCGTTTGGATGTTGCCGCGGGAACGCTGACCGATCGTCAGGTGGTCGTCGATTTGACCGCAGATCCAGCGGTCCCCGATGGGATGATTTTGACTCCCGACGAAACCGGCGTGATCGTATCGATGTACAACCCGGGCGAAGCGGAAGCCGGGGAAACTCGCTGGTACGACATCGCTTCGGGCCAATTGCGGCACACCTGGCAAACGCCCTTTTCGCCGCAAAACACCTGCCCCAATTTGGTCCGTCATCAAGGCAAGGTGTATCTGGTGATCACCACCGCGGTGGAACACATGCCACTCGATCGACAGCAACGCGCCAGCGAAGCGGGCAGTCTGTTTTTTGCCCTCACCGATTTCGATTCGGTAGGCAACGCTCCCACCTATCCGATGCCAGCGATGGACGATCCGGCCAGCTAG